The Megalopta genalis isolate 19385.01 chromosome 12, iyMegGena1_principal, whole genome shotgun sequence genome window below encodes:
- the wde gene encoding fibronectin-III type domain-containing protein windei isoform X3, giving the protein MEALRSKSVHSTDSIRSLSCINAHHIDELSKEKEDELLYGGDDGDEEDALSDDSMRLRLSDDDEAEPDDILTSVLDDKEHKPKNIKIDVTCGGNEDVQDSPVPEKNEMKSDTTPSRERKEEEHCSGNVSMGDKVLTHHAKDTKRNLNGLMRPQMINVMPRYPWPNYEFQGRFASTPYSRFPYVNRFPYVRHRYLAPRGQFRNPYNYNTRFHNAFVPFEKGRGNGMFNSYTNFIYHREQTRTFKPSPTKRFNAQSDVDQNVMSPPDANLSSRTVADTSIKDENCANKNEIEKYNDLVSKTPISSEQNNDDLLTYDFSKDISLEDLEKDVTDINRVNDPLGLENETKSVQENSAMPSNNKECKNNTFIDINTTNESSNGVITCPSQKSQHENKEGVKEEENIDTGNAQFDCNGSQDSSNFNTLATLLTENRKNLSNNEDVEFIELNDENNKKDNAIVNKKVSLGSSEKKVVGDCGLTSTQHCIEITEMIEVIEHDAHKGSTVNNALAVTKKVESHKKEILTDKDDVFVQDAQSNTIVETHTPKTNDIILNDQKNREGSKETEVKQNNTIFEPFINGEKCDKARLNDSDNSTNTSKLLQLLVSDDHPISTKLQERNNTVTKENVKSVKNESPIVNSSVHTEKMVSILDENNVPSVESQNDLLGLTNKVMDNDVNEKKVEVPVNPVNPQRRRRRTKKMIAAAQEAVSEEDKQVRESGRQKRKTAKNAEEIIRKKFLNHDSDLESSDSSEKFVIVNHKVNEDVRSLSPPSLKRNCSDLDNITMNGSIKKIKVNTDSLSDELSSKENDSDSIKQLDYVNKFFQRDLKEKLPKLKQEELEDLLIQKIVETITMRGEIGKLREQARISERNQEVTRAKCQQLTKQIKDFEMVLSRNAADRRANNDKPVPPIKINRSVGLQVNFITDHGMQCLRQMQPNANIKSANISSNSNTTLNTPSTDTNNSASPRRGIKIRPPRRIETVAAQNVVVSQSHTQSPNIVPTITPAALVVAKPVEAQHPLQLPNQSNVQQIMSNSPLPPQQPQQTIVLNGKFTNQLSRQNTTVNIAKPRANDLIDLTDEEEKSKGTTSVPIVTTTITDQQINLAQKAQPCFQRVIQTIPGNVAITNQPPSIRVVQPASQPTPTALVNNMSAPRLAYVMQSGVGPTRLLQIAPNSATILYL; this is encoded by the exons ATGGAGGCTTTAAGAAGCAAGTCTGTACATAGTACTGACTCTATACGTTCATTGTCTTGTATCAATGCGCATCATATTGATGAATTatcaaaagaaaaagaagatgaATTATTATATGGAGGCGATGATGGCGATGAAGAGGATGCACTTTCAGATGATAGTATGCGTTTAAGATTATCTGATGATGATGAGGCTGAGCCAGATGATATTTTGACATCTGTCTTAGACGATAAAGAACATAAgccaaaaaatataaaaatag ACGTGACATGTGGAGGGAATGAAGATGTGCAAGATTCACCTGTTCCtgaaaaaaatgaaatgaagaGTGACACAACTCCTTCGAGGGAAAGAAAGGAAGAGGAACATTGTTCAGGTAATGTTTCCATGGGTGACAAAGTATTAACACATCATGCAAAGGATACCAAAAGAAATCTAAATGGATTGATGAGGCCACAAATGATTAATGTCATGCCTCGCTATCCATGGCCAAATTATGAGTTTCAAGGGAGGTTTGCAAGTACCCCTTACAGTCGGTTTCCCTATGTCAATCGTTTCCCTTATGTCAGGCATCGGTATTTGGCACCTAGAGGACAATTTAGAAATCCATACAATTACAATACTAGATTTCACAATGCATTCGTTCCTTTTGAAAAAGGAAGAGGCAATGGAATGTTTAATTCATATACCAACTTTATATATCATAGAGAACAAACAAGAACTTTCAAACCTTCTCCTACGAAGAGATTTAATGCTCAAAGTGATGTTGACCAAAATGTTATGTCCCCTCCAGATGCAAACTTATCTTCAAGAACTGTAGCTGACACCAGCATCAAGGATGAAAACTGTGCTAATAAGaatgaaattgaaaaatataatgACTTAGTTAGTAAAACTCCAATCAGTAGTGAACAGAATAACGATGATTTATTGACCTACGATTTTTCGAAAGATATTAGCCTCGAAGATTTAGAAAAAGATGTTACTGATATCAATCGTGTTAATGACCCTTTGGGATTGGAGAATGAAACGAAATCTGTGCAAGAGAATTCGGCAATGCCGTCTAATAATAAGGAATGTAAAAATAATACGTTTATTGATATCAATACTACAAATGAGTCCTCTAATGGCGTAATTACATGTCCTTCACAAAAATCCCAGCATGAAAATAAAGAAGGTGTTAAAGAGGAAGAGAATATTGATACAGGTAATGCTCAGTTTGATTGTAATGGTTCACAGGATTCTAGTAATTTTAATACGCTGGCAACATTATTAACCGAAAATCGCAAAAATTTGTCCAATAACGAAGATGTAGAGTTCATTGAACTGAATgacgaaaataataaaaaagataatGCCATTGTCAATAAAAAAGTCAGTTTAGGTTCGAGTGAAAAAAAGGTAGTTGGGGATTGTGGACTCACTTCGACTCAACATTGTATAGAAATTACTGAGATGATAGAGGTAATCGAGCATGATGCACACAAGGGAAGTACAGTAAATAATGCATTAGCAGTAACTAAAAAAGTGGAAAGTCATAAAAAGGAAATCTTAACCGATAAGGACGATGTATTTGTGCAAGATGCACAATCAAATACAATTGTTGAAACTCATACCCCCAAGAcaaatgatattatattaaatgaTCAAAAGAATAGAGAAGGTAGTAAGGAAACCgaagtaaaacaaaataatacgaTATTTGAGCCATTTATTAATGGTGAAAAATGTGATAAAGCCCGATTAAATGATAGTGATAATAGTACAAATACTTCTAAATTACTCCAATTACTTGTTTCTGATGATCATCCAATTAGTACTAAGCTTCAGGAACGAAATAATACTGTCACCAAGGAAAATGTAAAATCTGTAAAAAACGAAAGccctatagtaaattcttcagTACATACTGAAAAGATGGTATCCATATTGGATGAAAATAATGTACCTAGCGTTGAATCGCAAAACGATTTGTTAGGTCTTACTAATAAAGTAATGGATAATGATGTTAATGAGAAAAAAGTTGAAGTTCCAGTCAATCCAGTAAATCCTCAAAGAAGGAGAAGACGAACAAAAAAAATGATCGCGGCAGCACAAGAAGCTGTTTCGGAAGAAGATAAGCAAG TTAGGGAGAGTGGAAGGCAAAAGAGAAAAACTGCCAAGAATGCAGAAGAAATCATACGAAAGAAATTTTTAAATCACGACAGTGATTTGGAGTCTAGCGATAGTTCagaaaaatttgtaattgttAATCATAAGGTAAATGAAGATGTACGATCTCTATCTCCACCGTCTTTAAAACGTAACTGTTCCGATCTGGATAATATAACGATGAACGGTAGTATCAAGAAAATCAAAGTAAATACAGACTCATTATCTgacgaattatcttcgaaagaGAATGATTCCGATAGCATTAAACAACTCGATTATGTTAACAAATTTTTCCAAAGAGATCTGAAGGAGAAATTGCCGAAATTGAAACAAGAA GAATTAGAAGATCTTCTAATACAGAAAATAGTTGAAACAATCACAATGCGTGGAGAAATTGGTAAATTAAGGGAACAGGCACGTATATCGGAAAGAAATCAGGAGGTAACACGTGCAAAGTGTCAACAATTGACCAAACAGATCAAGGATTTTGAAATGGTCCTAAGTCGTAACGCTGCGGATCGACGTGCTAATAATGATAAACCTGTTCCGCCGATTAAAATTAATAGATCCGTCGGGTTACAAGTTAATTTTATAAcg GACCACGGAATGCAATGTTTGCGGCAAATGCAACCGAACGCTAATATAAAATCGGCAAACATTTCGAGTAACAGTAATACCACATTAAATACCCCTAGTACTGATACTAATAATTCAGCCAGTCCAAGGAGAGGAATCAAGATAAGACCACCTAGGCGAATTGAAACAGTAGCAGCTCAAAATGTCGTAGTCTCCCAAAGCCACACTCAATCTCCAAACATTGTGCCTACTATAACACCTGCAGCATTAGTTGTAGCCAAACCTGTGGAGGCACAGCATCCTTTACAATTACCTAATCAGTCTAACGTTCAACAAATTATGTCCAAT TCACCATTACCaccacaacaaccacaacaaacTATAGTTCTAAATGGGAAATTCACGAACCAACTGAGTCGTCAGAATACCACAGTGAATATTGCAAAACCGAGAGCAAATGATTTGATAGACCTTA